A single genomic interval of Microbacterium hydrocarbonoxydans harbors:
- the pknB gene encoding Stk1 family PASTA domain-containing Ser/Thr kinase — MTTNQQADPLIGRLVDGRYRVRARIARGGMATVYVATDLRLERRIALKVMHAHLSDDSAFQSRFIQEARAAARLADPHVVNVFDQGQDGELAYLVMEYLPGITLRELLREQKRLTIPQTITIMDAVLAGLAAAHRAGIVHRDVKPENVLLAEDGRIKIGDFGLARATTANTATGQQLLGTIAYLAPELVTRGTADARSDIYALGIMLYEMLVGEQPYKGEQPMQIAFQHATESVPRPSVRNPGVPEQLDELVLWATEKSPDERPDDAQQMLDRLREIERGLGIAPAVAAATGSQRSQADSADLTKVMPSTMVIADPTAPAPAAVDNATLLRRRSSRRRARGAFLLTLVLLLATVAGGVGWWFGSGPGSLIAVPSVAGLSYDDAAAALVADGFTPVRGEENSVEVAAGETIRSDPGEGERLDKGAEVTVIVSIGPASHTAETLNGKTEQEARDYLADLRVNVTEQPLVLFSDADEGRVINAFVTPRDGGEAYSCAEGCELLEDDTVELYVSAGAFPDVTGLSVDQATTTLTDKKLEVSGDIIYDFSESMDKDLVIGVADRASEGNWRPGDTVQLIVSKGPELFDVPDVTDRTLVEAKQILEEAGFTAGYAAWGDLPGFGEMARVTAQDPGSDAQLPRGGKVQLSIQLSG, encoded by the coding sequence GTGACGACCAATCAGCAGGCCGACCCCCTCATCGGGCGGCTTGTCGACGGTCGGTACCGGGTTCGCGCTCGGATCGCCCGCGGAGGCATGGCCACCGTGTACGTGGCGACCGACCTGCGCCTCGAGCGCCGCATCGCATTGAAGGTGATGCACGCGCACCTGAGCGACGACTCCGCCTTCCAGAGCAGGTTCATCCAGGAGGCCCGTGCTGCCGCCCGACTGGCGGATCCGCACGTGGTGAACGTCTTCGACCAGGGCCAGGACGGCGAGCTCGCCTACCTCGTCATGGAGTACCTCCCCGGCATCACGCTGCGCGAGCTGCTGCGCGAGCAGAAGCGGCTCACCATCCCCCAGACCATCACCATCATGGATGCCGTGCTGGCCGGCCTCGCGGCCGCTCACCGTGCCGGCATCGTGCATCGCGACGTCAAGCCCGAGAACGTGCTGCTGGCGGAGGACGGCCGCATCAAGATCGGCGACTTCGGCCTCGCGCGAGCAACCACCGCCAACACGGCGACGGGACAGCAGCTCCTCGGCACGATCGCCTACCTGGCGCCGGAGCTCGTCACGCGCGGCACCGCAGACGCACGCAGCGACATCTACGCGCTCGGCATCATGCTGTACGAGATGCTGGTGGGCGAGCAGCCGTACAAGGGCGAGCAGCCGATGCAGATCGCCTTCCAGCACGCCACGGAGTCGGTCCCCCGGCCGAGCGTCCGCAACCCCGGGGTACCGGAGCAGCTCGACGAGCTCGTGCTGTGGGCGACCGAGAAGTCCCCCGACGAGCGACCGGACGACGCCCAGCAGATGCTCGACCGGCTGCGCGAGATCGAGCGCGGCTTGGGAATCGCCCCGGCGGTGGCTGCGGCGACAGGGTCGCAGCGCTCGCAGGCCGACTCTGCCGACCTGACCAAGGTCATGCCGAGCACCATGGTCATCGCCGACCCGACAGCTCCCGCACCTGCCGCCGTCGACAACGCCACGCTGCTGCGTCGACGATCCTCCCGCCGTCGTGCGCGCGGCGCGTTCCTGCTCACTCTGGTCCTGCTGCTGGCGACCGTGGCCGGTGGCGTGGGATGGTGGTTCGGCTCCGGTCCCGGATCGCTGATCGCCGTGCCGTCGGTTGCCGGACTGTCGTACGACGACGCCGCAGCCGCCCTGGTCGCAGACGGGTTCACCCCCGTGCGCGGCGAGGAGAACTCGGTCGAGGTGGCCGCCGGCGAGACCATCCGCTCGGATCCCGGTGAGGGTGAGCGGCTCGACAAGGGCGCCGAGGTGACGGTGATCGTCTCGATCGGGCCCGCGTCGCACACGGCCGAGACACTCAACGGCAAGACCGAGCAGGAGGCCAGGGACTACCTCGCCGACCTCAGGGTCAATGTCACCGAGCAGCCCCTCGTGCTCTTCTCCGACGCCGACGAGGGGCGCGTCATCAACGCCTTCGTCACTCCGCGCGACGGCGGCGAGGCCTACAGCTGCGCAGAAGGCTGCGAGCTCCTCGAGGACGACACCGTCGAGCTCTATGTGTCTGCGGGTGCCTTCCCCGACGTCACGGGCCTGTCCGTCGACCAGGCGACGACCACGCTCACCGACAAGAAGCTCGAGGTGTCCGGCGACATCATCTACGACTTCAGCGAGTCGATGGACAAGGACCTCGTGATCGGCGTCGCCGACCGTGCGTCCGAGGGCAACTGGCGTCCTGGTGACACCGTGCAGCTCATCGTCTCGAAGGGACCGGAGCTGTTCGACGTCCCCGATGTCACCGACAGGACGCTCGTCGAAGCCAAGCAGATCCTCGAGGAAGCCGGCTTCACCGCCGGATACGCGGCCTGGGGCGACCTGCCGGGCTTCGGGGAGATGGCCAGGGTCACCGCCCAGGACCCCGGTTCCGACGCGCAGCTCCCCCGCGGCGGCAAGGTGCAGCTGTCCATCCAGCTCAGCGGCTGA
- a CDS encoding LysM peptidoglycan-binding domain-containing protein: MPAAVLGTLSGALAVVPASAAPTTADAVTAPLEHLQATALRAPAAQSAPATYVVQPGDTVSSIANRFGLRTVDVLTRNGLSWRSVIYPGQKLRLTGGAAAVTPKAPVAPATTVHVVAAGDTVFAIAAKHGTTVDAVLAANGLTRASVIYPGQKLALSGVPAATAVTATAPTAPPVTAGGKTHAVAAGDTLFAIAQKYGTTVAKLYALNGLSAGSIIYPGQKIAVAAATTAPASVSAKTPPPQLFASLDAEQAGNAALIIRIGRDLGVSDRAIAIALATAMVESSMRNLPSGDRDSIGLFQQRPSMGWGTAAQALDSSRSTRVFFGGTHDPNGQTTRGLLDIAGWERMRFTDAAQAVQISAYPDRYGQWETQAYQWLATHG; the protein is encoded by the coding sequence ATGCCTGCCGCGGTTCTCGGCACTCTGTCGGGAGCACTCGCGGTCGTCCCGGCATCCGCTGCCCCCACAACCGCTGACGCCGTCACCGCTCCCCTCGAGCACCTGCAGGCGACCGCGCTGCGCGCGCCCGCCGCCCAGAGCGCGCCAGCGACGTACGTCGTGCAGCCCGGCGACACCGTCTCGTCGATCGCGAACCGGTTCGGCCTGCGCACGGTCGACGTCCTCACCCGCAACGGCCTCAGCTGGCGGTCGGTCATCTACCCCGGTCAGAAGCTCCGGCTCACCGGCGGAGCCGCTGCCGTCACGCCGAAGGCCCCCGTCGCCCCCGCCACGACCGTGCATGTCGTCGCGGCCGGCGACACCGTCTTCGCCATCGCGGCGAAACACGGCACGACCGTCGACGCGGTTCTCGCAGCGAACGGACTCACCCGGGCATCCGTCATCTACCCGGGGCAGAAGCTCGCGCTCTCCGGCGTTCCGGCGGCCACGGCCGTGACTGCCACCGCGCCCACTGCTCCCCCGGTCACAGCCGGAGGAAAGACCCACGCCGTCGCCGCGGGCGACACGCTCTTCGCCATTGCACAGAAGTACGGGACGACGGTCGCGAAGCTCTATGCGCTGAACGGGCTGTCGGCCGGGTCCATCATCTACCCCGGCCAGAAGATCGCGGTCGCCGCCGCCACCACTGCGCCGGCGTCGGTGTCGGCGAAGACACCGCCTCCGCAGCTGTTCGCCTCCCTCGACGCCGAGCAGGCGGGCAACGCCGCCCTGATCATCCGCATCGGGCGCGACCTCGGGGTGTCCGATCGCGCCATCGCCATCGCCCTGGCGACGGCGATGGTCGAATCGAGCATGCGCAACCTGCCGTCCGGTGACCGGGACTCGATCGGACTGTTCCAGCAGCGACCGAGCATGGGCTGGGGCACCGCTGCGCAGGCACTGGACTCCAGTCGCAGCACGCGGGTGTTCTTCGGCGGCACCCACGATCCGAACGGTCAGACGACCCGCGGACTGCTCGACATCGCGGGGTGGGAGCGGATGCGATTCACCGACGCCGCCCAGGCCGTGCAGATCTCGGCGTATCCCGATCGTTATGGGCAGTGGGAGACCCAGGCCTACCAGTGGCTCGCCACGCACGGATGA
- a CDS encoding Rv2175c family DNA-binding protein, translating to MTATEWLTMPDLVEALDETLGRVRRLIDEHYLVGSRRTGVFAVPSIFLVDGHPLSSLRGTIIVLQDAGFTDDEVIDWLLADDEELGRSPIAALLAGHKSAVRRVARTLA from the coding sequence GTGACCGCCACCGAGTGGCTGACGATGCCTGATCTCGTCGAGGCCCTCGACGAGACGCTCGGTCGGGTTCGTCGACTGATCGACGAGCACTATCTGGTGGGCTCGCGTCGCACCGGCGTCTTCGCCGTCCCGTCGATCTTCCTCGTCGACGGGCACCCGCTGTCGTCGCTGCGCGGAACGATCATCGTGCTGCAGGATGCGGGCTTCACCGATGACGAGGTCATCGACTGGCTCCTGGCCGACGACGAAGAGCTCGGTCGATCGCCCATCGCGGCGCTGCTCGCCGGTCACAAGAGCGCGGTGCGCCGCGTCGCCCGTACTCTCGCCTGA
- a CDS encoding polyprenyl synthetase family protein, which yields MLGVVPSPTLVSDAVAGRLRLFLDRMRRESEDYGPDAAALVDSAADTLVGGKRLRARFCHAGWQAVARFDDRRAEETTALWDVCAALEIFQSAALVHDDIIDNSDTRRGRPAAHRALEGTHRNSGWRGDAAAFGRSSAILLGDLLVAWSDDLLEDAIRDLPHAAAVRREYGRMRRDVTVGQFLDIAEESAWSVHATDSHVERALRVVSFKSARYSIEQPLVLGAAIADGDEEQLDALRRFGHPVGMAFQLRDDMLGVFGDAAVTGKPAGDDLREGKRTVLVALTRQTLEASARNLFDEMLGDPELTAQQVSFLQATIADSGALARVEDMIGEYALEADRALSGARLDNAAVGDLRDLARAATVRSA from the coding sequence ATGCTGGGAGTCGTGCCGTCCCCCACCCTTGTCTCCGACGCCGTCGCCGGTCGCCTCCGGCTGTTCCTCGACCGGATGCGGAGGGAATCGGAGGACTACGGGCCCGACGCCGCCGCTCTGGTCGACTCGGCCGCCGACACCCTGGTCGGAGGCAAGCGTCTGCGGGCGCGCTTCTGCCACGCCGGCTGGCAGGCGGTGGCCCGGTTCGACGATCGCCGCGCCGAGGAGACGACTGCGCTCTGGGATGTCTGCGCTGCTCTGGAGATCTTCCAGTCCGCCGCTCTGGTCCACGACGACATCATCGACAACTCCGACACGCGTCGCGGTCGTCCCGCCGCTCACCGCGCGCTGGAGGGCACGCATCGGAACTCCGGCTGGCGGGGGGATGCCGCGGCTTTCGGCCGCTCATCGGCCATCTTGCTCGGCGATCTGCTCGTGGCCTGGAGCGACGACCTGCTCGAGGACGCGATCCGCGACCTCCCTCATGCCGCAGCAGTGCGACGGGAGTACGGCCGGATGCGCCGCGACGTGACCGTCGGGCAGTTCCTCGACATCGCCGAGGAATCGGCATGGAGTGTGCACGCGACCGACTCCCATGTCGAGCGGGCGCTGCGGGTCGTCTCATTCAAGTCAGCTCGCTACAGCATCGAGCAGCCGCTCGTCCTGGGCGCGGCGATCGCAGACGGAGACGAGGAGCAGCTGGACGCGCTCCGGCGCTTCGGACACCCCGTCGGCATGGCCTTCCAGCTCCGCGACGACATGCTCGGAGTGTTCGGGGATGCCGCGGTCACCGGCAAGCCCGCCGGTGACGACCTCCGCGAGGGCAAGCGCACCGTGCTCGTGGCGCTCACCCGGCAGACGCTCGAGGCGTCAGCGCGGAACCTCTTCGACGAGATGCTCGGCGACCCGGAGCTCACAGCTCAGCAGGTGTCCTTCCTGCAGGCCACGATCGCGGACTCGGGTGCACTCGCCCGGGTCGAGGACATGATCGGCGAGTATGCCTTGGAGGCCGATCGCGCGCTCTCCGGCGCTCGGCTGGACAACGCGGCAGTCGGCGACCTGCGCGATCTCGCGCGGGCCGCGACCGTTCGATCAGCCTGA
- a CDS encoding DUF3040 domain-containing protein, producing MPLSEQEQRLLDEMERHLLHNDADVVTAPSGDRALSYRNLVYGALLLLVGVGGLIVGVVLGDVWGVVVGVIGFAAMLGGVMLAVTPVRKPLSAVPRERAPKQQSSASFMDRMNDRWDRRQDGH from the coding sequence ATGCCACTCTCCGAACAGGAGCAGCGTCTGCTCGACGAGATGGAACGCCATCTCCTCCACAACGACGCCGATGTCGTCACTGCGCCGTCAGGTGACCGCGCTCTCAGCTACCGCAATCTCGTGTACGGAGCCCTGCTGCTCCTTGTGGGTGTGGGTGGACTGATCGTCGGCGTGGTGCTCGGAGACGTGTGGGGAGTCGTCGTCGGCGTGATCGGCTTCGCCGCCATGCTCGGCGGAGTCATGCTCGCCGTCACCCCGGTACGCAAGCCGCTCTCCGCCGTTCCGCGTGAGCGTGCCCCCAAGCAGCAGAGTTCCGCGTCCTTCATGGACCGCATGAACGATCGGTGGGATCGTCGCCAAGACGGTCACTGA
- the mraZ gene encoding division/cell wall cluster transcriptional repressor MraZ: MLLGTHSPKLDDKGRVILPAKFREDLGGGIVVTRGQERCLYVFSTAEFETMHERIRQAPLANKQARDFMRLFLSGASAEMPDSQNRITIPVHLRQYAGLQKELIVTGVGAHAEIWDAESWNSYLAAGEETYADLEQEVIPGLF, encoded by the coding sequence ATGTTGCTGGGAACGCATTCTCCGAAGTTGGACGACAAGGGACGGGTCATCCTTCCCGCGAAGTTCCGCGAAGACCTCGGTGGCGGCATCGTCGTCACCCGAGGGCAGGAACGCTGCCTCTACGTCTTCAGCACGGCCGAGTTCGAGACGATGCACGAGCGGATCCGTCAGGCGCCGCTCGCGAACAAGCAGGCGCGTGACTTCATGCGCCTGTTCCTCTCCGGTGCCAGTGCGGAGATGCCTGACAGCCAGAACCGCATCACCATCCCCGTGCACCTTCGTCAGTACGCGGGGCTGCAGAAGGAACTCATCGTCACCGGAGTCGGCGCCCATGCCGAGATCTGGGATGCCGAGAGCTGGAACAGCTACCTCGCAGCCGGCGAGGAGACCTACGCCGATCTCGAGCAGGAGGTGATTCCGGGACTCTTCTGA
- the rsmH gene encoding 16S rRNA (cytosine(1402)-N(4))-methyltransferase RsmH: MNLRDIHTPVLLERCIELLAPALTADGAVLVDATLGMGGHSEALLERFPNIRLVGLDRDTDALRIAGERLARFKDRVTLVHTVYDEIGLHAQGAAGILFDLGVSSLQLDEAERGFAYSKDAPLDMRMDQTKGVTAAEVIATYSEGNLRRIFERYGEEKLAGRYARFIIAAREKKPITRSGELVEILIAATPAAAQRAGHPAKRVFQALRIEVNTELNVLADAIPSAMDALTVGGRIVVMSYQSLEDRLVKQAFAAGAASTAPRGLPVELPEHAPRFRIITRGAELADDDERARNPRAIPVRLRAAEKVRESA; encoded by the coding sequence ATGAACCTCCGCGACATCCACACCCCCGTCCTGCTCGAGCGCTGCATCGAGCTCCTCGCCCCGGCCCTCACGGCCGACGGGGCGGTGCTCGTGGACGCCACCCTCGGAATGGGCGGGCACTCCGAGGCGCTGCTCGAGCGTTTCCCGAACATCCGCCTGGTGGGACTGGACCGCGACACCGACGCACTGCGCATCGCAGGGGAGCGGCTCGCTCGCTTCAAGGACCGCGTCACGCTGGTGCATACGGTGTACGACGAGATCGGGCTGCACGCACAGGGCGCGGCCGGCATCCTCTTCGACCTGGGCGTCTCGTCGCTGCAGCTCGACGAGGCCGAGCGCGGGTTCGCCTACTCGAAGGACGCTCCGCTGGACATGCGGATGGACCAGACGAAGGGCGTGACGGCCGCCGAGGTGATCGCGACCTACAGCGAGGGCAACCTCCGTCGCATCTTCGAGCGGTACGGCGAGGAGAAGCTCGCCGGACGCTATGCGCGGTTCATCATCGCCGCTCGCGAGAAGAAGCCGATCACGCGGTCAGGGGAGCTCGTGGAGATCCTCATCGCGGCGACCCCGGCGGCCGCGCAGCGGGCCGGCCACCCCGCCAAGCGGGTGTTCCAGGCGCTGCGCATCGAGGTCAACACCGAGCTGAACGTCCTCGCGGACGCCATCCCCTCGGCGATGGACGCCCTCACCGTGGGCGGGCGGATCGTCGTGATGTCGTACCAGTCCCTCGAGGATCGCCTCGTGAAGCAGGCCTTCGCCGCAGGCGCGGCATCCACTGCCCCTCGCGGTCTTCCCGTCGAGCTGCCTGAGCATGCTCCGCGGTTTCGCATCATCACCCGGGGAGCCGAGCTCGCCGACGACGACGAGCGCGCACGCAACCCCCGGGCGATCCCGGTGCGTCTGCGCGCCGCTGAGAAGGTACGGGAGAGCGCATGA
- a CDS encoding peptidoglycan D,D-transpeptidase FtsI family protein encodes MTTRATRTPRRRTVVALAVILTILAAFVVRLIDIQVVKADEHVAQSLEFIAHGTAIPGQRGSIVDADGAVLAESVMVYDAQLSPQVIRVLEENTKNPPELPWAEASTRIAEIMGLDAEKLRADVAAALAENPDSQYLPLVKGLSTEKYIELRELKIASYLTMKPREVRVYPNGAVAGNLLGFLNGSGEAQAGVEKMDAQCLAPTDGEESYRTGKNGVIIPGSESRVDAVDGGAVQLTINSDLQWYMQQMIAEEAQLQGAKGGTVTVVEVGTGKIRAAAEWPTMDPNDLDASSSDTWGSKLFTYPFEPGSTFKPVTAAAIMENAGVTMTSPTVQASSHEKFPNGAVINDAFVHPTFTYTLAGALIDSSNVALSKFGTMVSPDVRYDYLQRFGVGESTIQFPDEASGLLHPTKDWDNQSLYTTTFGQYFTVTAPQLAGAYQAIANGGEKIGLSLIESCTAPDGTVITPDAPEKEQIIKPQTAADLTRMLENVAVQGGNADRIQVPGYRVTSKTGTAQIPDGKGGYKSGVYYTSMVGFAPVDDPQYVVVVTLDEPTRVTSSAATASAFQKAMTQTMKTYRVMPSSTPMDALLPKFE; translated from the coding sequence ATGACGACACGAGCCACCCGGACGCCCCGGCGACGCACGGTCGTCGCGCTGGCCGTGATCCTGACGATCCTGGCCGCCTTCGTGGTGCGTCTGATCGACATCCAGGTGGTCAAGGCCGACGAGCACGTCGCGCAGTCTCTGGAGTTCATCGCACACGGCACCGCGATCCCCGGACAGCGCGGATCGATCGTCGACGCCGACGGCGCGGTGCTGGCGGAGAGCGTCATGGTCTATGACGCCCAGCTCAGCCCGCAGGTGATCCGGGTCCTCGAGGAGAACACGAAGAACCCGCCCGAGCTGCCGTGGGCGGAGGCCTCCACGCGTATCGCGGAGATCATGGGGCTCGATGCCGAGAAGCTGCGCGCCGATGTCGCCGCGGCGCTGGCAGAGAACCCGGACTCCCAGTACCTGCCGCTCGTCAAGGGGCTCAGCACCGAGAAGTACATCGAGCTGCGCGAGTTGAAGATCGCCTCGTACCTCACGATGAAGCCACGCGAAGTCCGGGTCTACCCGAACGGTGCCGTCGCGGGGAACCTCCTCGGCTTCCTCAACGGGTCCGGTGAGGCGCAGGCTGGTGTCGAGAAGATGGATGCCCAGTGCCTCGCCCCCACGGACGGCGAGGAGTCTTACCGCACCGGCAAGAACGGCGTCATCATCCCGGGCAGTGAGAGCAGGGTGGATGCGGTCGACGGCGGTGCCGTGCAGCTGACCATCAACAGCGACCTGCAGTGGTACATGCAGCAGATGATCGCCGAAGAGGCCCAGCTGCAGGGTGCCAAGGGTGGCACCGTCACCGTCGTGGAGGTCGGCACGGGCAAGATCCGCGCCGCAGCCGAGTGGCCGACCATGGACCCCAACGACCTCGACGCCTCGTCGTCCGACACGTGGGGGAGCAAGCTCTTCACCTACCCGTTCGAGCCGGGGTCGACGTTCAAGCCGGTGACCGCCGCCGCCATCATGGAGAACGCCGGCGTGACCATGACGAGCCCCACCGTGCAGGCCTCCTCCCACGAGAAGTTCCCCAACGGCGCCGTGATCAACGACGCCTTCGTGCACCCCACCTTCACCTACACCCTCGCCGGTGCGCTCATCGACTCCTCGAACGTCGCACTGTCGAAGTTCGGCACGATGGTGAGTCCGGACGTGCGGTACGACTACCTCCAGCGCTTCGGTGTCGGCGAGTCGACGATCCAGTTCCCCGACGAGGCCAGCGGTCTGCTGCACCCGACGAAGGACTGGGACAACCAGTCGCTGTACACGACGACGTTCGGTCAGTACTTCACCGTCACCGCCCCGCAGCTCGCCGGCGCCTATCAGGCGATCGCGAACGGCGGCGAGAAGATCGGGCTGTCGCTGATCGAGTCGTGCACCGCGCCCGACGGTACCGTCATCACTCCGGATGCTCCCGAGAAGGAGCAGATCATCAAACCGCAGACCGCGGCGGACCTGACGCGGATGCTCGAGAACGTCGCCGTCCAGGGCGGGAACGCCGACCGCATCCAGGTCCCCGGCTACCGGGTGACGAGCAAGACGGGTACCGCGCAGATCCCAGACGGCAAGGGCGGATACAAGTCCGGCGTGTACTACACGAGCATGGTCGGCTTCGCACCGGTGGACGATCCGCAGTACGTCGTCGTGGTCACTCTCGACGAGCCGACTAGAGTTACATCGTCTGCTGCTACCGCCTCGGCCTTCCAGAAGGCGATGACCCAGACCATGAAGACCTACCGCGTGATGCCGTCCTCCACACCGATGGACGCACTGCTTCCCAAGTTCGAATAG
- a CDS encoding UDP-N-acetylmuramoyl-tripeptide--D-alanyl-D-alanine ligase, which translates to MIALSLAEITAVLGGDLRLAGTATADTVVDGVVDTDSRNMSPGSIFVAKPGAETDGHRFVGAALAAGAVLAIVEHPVDDEITQIVVPDAIAALADLAREVVARVRAGGDLRIVGITGSNGKTTTKNFLARILTDEGETIAPINSYNNEVGAPVTMLRITHGTRFLVSEFGADAPGSIARLAGLVEPDIAVVLMVGMAHAGGFGGIEATAKAKSELVSAAVASGTAVLNVDDSRVAAMRELAESRGMQVVGFGQSDAADVRAHDLEVSAAGTTCVIEAAGERLPLRLQVLGAHHVGNALAAIAAARVLGVSTADAISRLETVEIAERWRMQPLGNERVRIINDAYNASPDSMAAALRTLAQITGPGERTVAVLGAMSELGETAGEEHDRIGLLAVRLNIQRIVVVGPEARRLFISAIGEGSWDSEAVFFADQDAAFEYLRTELRDGDRVLVKSSNSVGLRHLGDRLGELFS; encoded by the coding sequence ATGATCGCCCTGTCGCTTGCTGAGATCACCGCCGTCCTCGGTGGTGATCTGCGCCTCGCCGGTACCGCGACGGCCGACACCGTCGTCGACGGGGTGGTCGACACCGACTCCCGGAACATGTCGCCGGGATCGATCTTCGTCGCCAAGCCCGGTGCGGAGACCGACGGACACCGCTTCGTCGGGGCCGCCTTGGCCGCCGGCGCCGTCCTGGCGATCGTCGAGCACCCCGTCGACGACGAGATCACGCAGATCGTCGTGCCCGACGCGATCGCCGCCCTCGCGGACCTCGCGCGCGAGGTCGTGGCGCGCGTGCGTGCCGGCGGCGACCTGAGGATCGTGGGGATCACGGGCTCGAACGGCAAGACGACGACGAAGAACTTCCTCGCGCGCATCCTCACGGACGAAGGGGAGACGATCGCGCCGATCAACTCGTACAACAACGAGGTCGGCGCCCCCGTGACGATGCTGCGCATCACGCACGGCACGCGCTTCCTGGTGAGCGAGTTCGGTGCGGACGCCCCGGGCAGCATCGCCCGTCTCGCAGGGCTCGTGGAACCCGACATCGCCGTGGTGCTGATGGTCGGCATGGCCCATGCAGGAGGATTCGGCGGCATCGAGGCGACGGCGAAGGCCAAGTCCGAGCTCGTCAGCGCAGCGGTCGCCTCCGGCACCGCCGTGCTCAACGTCGACGACTCTCGCGTCGCTGCGATGCGCGAACTCGCCGAATCCCGAGGGATGCAGGTGGTCGGCTTCGGGCAGAGCGACGCGGCCGACGTGCGGGCGCACGACCTCGAGGTCTCCGCCGCCGGCACGACGTGCGTGATCGAGGCTGCAGGAGAGCGCCTGCCGCTCCGTCTGCAGGTGCTCGGCGCGCACCACGTGGGCAACGCCCTCGCGGCCATCGCCGCCGCCCGCGTGCTCGGCGTCTCGACGGCCGACGCGATCTCGCGCCTCGAGACGGTGGAGATCGCCGAACGCTGGCGCATGCAGCCGCTCGGCAACGAGCGCGTACGCATCATCAACGACGCCTACAACGCCAGCCCGGACTCGATGGCAGCAGCCCTTCGCACCCTCGCGCAGATCACCGGACCGGGCGAGCGCACGGTCGCGGTGCTCGGAGCGATGAGCGAGCTCGGCGAGACCGCAGGGGAGGAGCACGACCGGATCGGCCTGCTCGCGGTGCGCCTGAACATCCAGCGCATCGTCGTCGTGGGTCCTGAGGCCCGCCGTCTGTTCATCTCCGCCATCGGCGAGGGCTCCTGGGACAGCGAGGCCGTCTTCTTCGCCGACCAGGACGCCGCATTCGAGTACCTGCGCACCGAGCTGCGCGACGGCGACCGTGTGCTCGTGAAGTCATCCAATTCCGTGGGCCTGCGGCATCTCGGCGATCGTCTGGGAGAATTGTTCTCGTGA
- the mraY gene encoding phospho-N-acetylmuramoyl-pentapeptide-transferase: protein MRSLIMAAAISLAFTLFLTPVFLRLFRKWGWGQVIRTPEAIENPNHEAKRGTPTMGGVIFIVGTMVGYFTATFVGGGVPSQSALLVIWLMIGFGAVGFIDDYMKVRSQRSLGLSGWRKIIGQLLVIIPFGIVALNFPNSYDQTAASGSISLFRDIPWLNLFAFAAVVGWALYLLWISVIGVATSNSVNLTDGLDGLAAGAGVIVVGAYSLIAFFQNKQSCVGEGVDSAAIGGCYEVRDPFSLAIIAASFAASLIGFLWWNAPKAKVFMGDVGSMAIGGVITAMAILTRTELLLFVIAGVFVLASGSVILQRAYFKVTRGKRLFLMSPFHHHLEMRGWSEVTIVVRMWIIAGLLAVSAVGLFYVEWLTRVS from the coding sequence GTGAGGTCACTCATCATGGCGGCTGCGATATCGCTCGCCTTCACTCTCTTCCTGACTCCCGTCTTCCTCCGGCTCTTCCGCAAGTGGGGATGGGGTCAGGTCATCCGCACCCCCGAGGCGATCGAGAACCCGAACCACGAGGCCAAGCGCGGCACCCCGACCATGGGCGGCGTGATCTTCATCGTCGGCACCATGGTGGGCTACTTCACCGCCACCTTCGTCGGCGGCGGCGTCCCTTCGCAGTCCGCGCTGCTCGTCATCTGGCTGATGATCGGCTTCGGTGCCGTCGGATTCATCGACGACTACATGAAGGTGCGCAGCCAGCGCAGTCTCGGTCTCTCCGGGTGGCGCAAGATCATCGGCCAGCTCCTGGTGATCATCCCGTTCGGCATCGTGGCGCTGAACTTCCCGAACTCCTATGACCAGACCGCCGCGTCAGGGTCGATCTCGCTGTTCCGTGACATCCCCTGGCTCAACCTGTTCGCCTTCGCGGCCGTGGTCGGCTGGGCGCTGTACCTGCTGTGGATCTCGGTGATCGGCGTCGCGACGTCCAACAGCGTGAACCTCACCGACGGCCTCGACGGTCTCGCCGCGGGTGCGGGCGTGATCGTGGTCGGCGCATACAGCCTCATCGCGTTCTTCCAGAACAAGCAGTCGTGCGTCGGCGAGGGTGTCGATTCCGCGGCGATCGGCGGATGCTACGAGGTGCGGGATCCGTTCAGCCTGGCGATCATCGCCGCATCCTTCGCCGCGAGCCTGATCGGGTTCCTGTGGTGGAACGCTCCGAAGGCCAAGGTCTTCATGGGCGACGTGGGCTCGATGGCCATCGGCGGCGTGATCACGGCCATGGCGATCCTGACCCGCACCGAGCTGCTGCTCTTCGTGATCGCCGGCGTGTTCGTCCTCGCCTCCGGCTCCGTGATCCTGCAGCGCGCCTACTTCAAGGTGACCCGCGGCAAGCGGCTCTTCCTCATGAGCCCCTTCCACCACCATCTCGAGATGCGCGGCTGGTCAGAGGTGACGATCGTCGTGCGCATGTGGATCATCGCCGGTCTCCTCGCGGTGTCCGCCGTCGGACTGTTCTACGTCGAATGGCTGACCCGTGTCAGCTGA